One part of the Haliotis asinina isolate JCU_RB_2024 chromosome 2, JCU_Hal_asi_v2, whole genome shotgun sequence genome encodes these proteins:
- the LOC137274681 gene encoding deoxycytidylate deaminase-like isoform X1, whose protein sequence is MYLGKEMILTQMGESSTETLLHMKRKTYVCHHGQGLDINDLLHLTGVIMRSDVISLDEMYMAIAVAASRRSRDPVLQVGACVVDNYGRVKAVGYNNMPNDDNDKYPWCKDDPDPLHNKGLYVCHAEQRAIASCAGDLRGCSIYVTLHPCNVCAKLIVLSGMKSVTYLDDRHGIRYQASRKILTKSGVELKKYHTTGRTLVCKL, encoded by the exons ATGTACTTAGGGAAGGAGATGATTTTAACTCAAATGGGAGAGAGTTCCACAGAGACGCTGCTGCATATGAAAAG GAAGACGTATGTCTGTCATCATGGTCAAGGGCTGGACATCAACGACTTGTTGCACCTCACAG GTGTCATAATGAGGTCTGATGTTATCAGTTTGGATGAGATGTACATGGCAATAGCGGTGGCAGCGTCCCGTCGAAGCAGAGACCCAGTGCTGCAG GTTGGCGCCTGTGTGGTGGACAACTATGGCAGAGTGAAGGCAGTTGGCTACAACAACATGCCAAACGACGACAATGACAAGTACCCATGGTGTAAGGACGACCCGGATCCACTACACAATAAAGGATTGTATG TGTGTCACGCTGAACAGCGAGCAATTGCGTCTTGTGCAGGGGATTTGAGAGGCTGTTCTATCTATGTGACACTCCACCCCTGTAATGTTTGTGCAAAGTTAATTGTCCTCTCTGGAATGAAGTCGGTCACATACCTAGATGATCGACATGGTATACGCTATCAAGCATCAAGAAAAATCCTAACTAAGTCTGGAGTTGAACTGAA AAAGTATCATACAACGGGGAGGACTCTGGTCTGTAAATTATGA
- the LOC137274681 gene encoding deoxycytidylate deaminase-like isoform X2 — MGNRPVTRTSVTQTYVCHHGQGLDINDLLHLTGQFKRVIMRSDVISLDEMYMAIAVAASRRSRDPVLQVGACVVDNYGRVKAVGYNNMPNDDNDKYPWCKDDPDPLHNKGLYVCHAEQRAIASCAGDLRGCSIYVTLHPCNVCAKLIVLSGMKSVTYLDDRHGIRYQASRKILTKSGVELKKYHTTGRTLVCKL; from the exons ACGTATGTCTGTCATCATGGTCAAGGGCTGGACATCAACGACTTGTTGCACCTCACAGGTCAGTTTAAGC GTGTCATAATGAGGTCTGATGTTATCAGTTTGGATGAGATGTACATGGCAATAGCGGTGGCAGCGTCCCGTCGAAGCAGAGACCCAGTGCTGCAG GTTGGCGCCTGTGTGGTGGACAACTATGGCAGAGTGAAGGCAGTTGGCTACAACAACATGCCAAACGACGACAATGACAAGTACCCATGGTGTAAGGACGACCCGGATCCACTACACAATAAAGGATTGTATG TGTGTCACGCTGAACAGCGAGCAATTGCGTCTTGTGCAGGGGATTTGAGAGGCTGTTCTATCTATGTGACACTCCACCCCTGTAATGTTTGTGCAAAGTTAATTGTCCTCTCTGGAATGAAGTCGGTCACATACCTAGATGATCGACATGGTATACGCTATCAAGCATCAAGAAAAATCCTAACTAAGTCTGGAGTTGAACTGAA AAAGTATCATACAACGGGGAGGACTCTGGTCTGTAAATTATGA
- the LOC137274681 gene encoding probable deoxycytidylate deaminase isoform X3, whose translation MGNRPVTRTSVTQTYVCHHGQGLDINDLLHLTGVIMRSDVISLDEMYMAIAVAASRRSRDPVLQVGACVVDNYGRVKAVGYNNMPNDDNDKYPWCKDDPDPLHNKGLYVCHAEQRAIASCAGDLRGCSIYVTLHPCNVCAKLIVLSGMKSVTYLDDRHGIRYQASRKILTKSGVELKKYHTTGRTLVCKL comes from the exons ACGTATGTCTGTCATCATGGTCAAGGGCTGGACATCAACGACTTGTTGCACCTCACAG GTGTCATAATGAGGTCTGATGTTATCAGTTTGGATGAGATGTACATGGCAATAGCGGTGGCAGCGTCCCGTCGAAGCAGAGACCCAGTGCTGCAG GTTGGCGCCTGTGTGGTGGACAACTATGGCAGAGTGAAGGCAGTTGGCTACAACAACATGCCAAACGACGACAATGACAAGTACCCATGGTGTAAGGACGACCCGGATCCACTACACAATAAAGGATTGTATG TGTGTCACGCTGAACAGCGAGCAATTGCGTCTTGTGCAGGGGATTTGAGAGGCTGTTCTATCTATGTGACACTCCACCCCTGTAATGTTTGTGCAAAGTTAATTGTCCTCTCTGGAATGAAGTCGGTCACATACCTAGATGATCGACATGGTATACGCTATCAAGCATCAAGAAAAATCCTAACTAAGTCTGGAGTTGAACTGAA AAAGTATCATACAACGGGGAGGACTCTGGTCTGTAAATTATGA